From Spongiibacter tropicus DSM 19543, a single genomic window includes:
- the rpsP gene encoding 30S ribosomal protein S16: protein MVTIRLARGGSKKRPFYHLTVTDSRTSRDGRFIERVGFFNPIARGNEERLRVDTARVEHWVAQGAQLSERVAKLIKEAPAAE from the coding sequence ATGGTCACTATTCGTTTGGCACGCGGCGGCTCTAAAAAGCGCCCTTTTTACCACCTGACAGTAACTGACAGCCGCACTTCTCGCGATGGTCGTTTCATCGAGCGCGTAGGTTTCTTCAACCCGATCGCCCGCGGTAACGAAGAGCGTCTGCGTGTAGATACTGCGCGTGTTGAGCACTGGGTAGCTCAAGGCGCCCAACTGTCCGAGCGCGTTGCCAAGTTGATCAAAGAAGCACCGGCTGCCGAGTAA
- the rimM gene encoding ribosome maturation factor RimM (Essential for efficient processing of 16S rRNA), with protein sequence MSTSEQPVVVAKISTVYGVKGWVKIHAFTDPIDNFFGFSNLLLRRGKKWGEIEFDACRRHGKGIVAHIKGVDDRELAREYSGLELAVAADQLPALADDEYYWHQLVSLKVYAQEQLLGAVDHLIETGANDVLVVKPCQGSIDQRERLIPYLPGDFVQNIDLHAGTMQVDWDPEF encoded by the coding sequence GTGTCGACCTCGGAACAACCGGTGGTGGTCGCCAAGATCAGTACCGTTTACGGGGTTAAAGGGTGGGTGAAAATTCACGCTTTCACCGACCCGATTGATAATTTTTTCGGTTTTAGCAACTTGCTGCTCCGGCGGGGCAAAAAGTGGGGTGAGATCGAATTTGATGCGTGTCGCCGCCATGGCAAGGGCATTGTTGCCCATATCAAGGGGGTGGATGACCGCGAGCTGGCCCGGGAGTACAGCGGGTTAGAGCTGGCGGTGGCGGCAGATCAACTGCCGGCACTGGCCGACGACGAGTACTACTGGCACCAGCTGGTCTCGTTGAAAGTGTATGCCCAGGAGCAGCTACTGGGCGCGGTGGATCACCTGATCGAAACCGGCGCCAACGACGTGTTGGTCGTCAAGCCCTGTCAGGGCAGCATCGATCAGCGGGAACGATTGATTCCCTATCTGCCGGGTGATTTTGTGCAGAACATTGATTTGCACGCGGGAACAATGCAGGTGGACTGGGACCCGGAGTTCTGA
- the trmD gene encoding tRNA (guanosine(37)-N1)-methyltransferase TrmD — MDIAVVTLFPEMFAAISEYGVSGRAVQKGAMTLSCINPRDFTHDRHQTVDDRPFGGGPGMVMKVEPLSAALNAAREKLGKPAKTIYLSPQGRPLDQAALATLAGDEALIFLAGRYEGVDERLIEREIDEEWSIGDYVISGGELAAMVMIDGISRLLPGVLGHEQSAEQDSFAEGLLDCPHYTRPEVWGEDTVPEVLRSGNHGAIRRWRHKQALGRTYLRRPDLLDTRELSDEEQTLLAEYLRERDD, encoded by the coding sequence ATGGATATAGCAGTGGTCACGCTGTTCCCGGAAATGTTTGCCGCAATTAGCGAATACGGGGTAAGTGGCCGGGCGGTGCAGAAGGGCGCAATGACGCTGAGCTGCATCAACCCGAGGGACTTTACCCACGATCGTCATCAAACCGTGGATGACCGGCCTTTTGGTGGTGGCCCCGGTATGGTGATGAAGGTTGAGCCCCTCAGTGCAGCGCTAAATGCAGCGCGGGAGAAGTTGGGCAAACCGGCAAAGACGATATACCTGTCGCCGCAGGGGCGACCGCTGGATCAGGCGGCGCTGGCAACGCTGGCAGGGGACGAGGCCTTGATTTTTCTGGCCGGGCGTTACGAAGGCGTGGATGAGCGCCTGATTGAGCGCGAGATTGATGAAGAGTGGTCCATTGGGGACTACGTCATCAGCGGCGGCGAACTGGCTGCCATGGTGATGATTGATGGCATTAGCCGATTGCTGCCCGGTGTTCTCGGGCACGAGCAGTCGGCGGAGCAGGATTCCTTTGCCGAGGGCCTGCTGGATTGCCCGCACTATACCCGACCTGAGGTGTGGGGCGAGGATACGGTTCCTGAGGTGCTGCGCAGCGGCAACCACGGGGCCATACGGCGCTGGCGTCATAAACAGGCGTTGGGTCGAACGTACTTGCGGCGCCCGGATTTGCTCGATACACGCGAGCTGAGCGACGAAGAACAAACACTGCTGGCGGAGTACCTCCGCGAGCGCGACGATTAA
- the rplS gene encoding 50S ribosomal protein L19 produces MSTNKIIAELEAEQTAKELPEFSPGDTVVVQVKVKEGNRERLQAFEGVVIGKRNRALNSAFTVRKISHGVGVERTFQTYSPLIDSIQVKRRGDVRQAKLYYLRERSGRSARIKEKLSTKA; encoded by the coding sequence ATGAGCACCAACAAAATTATCGCCGAACTGGAAGCGGAGCAGACCGCCAAAGAGCTGCCGGAATTCAGCCCCGGCGACACCGTTGTCGTTCAGGTAAAAGTTAAAGAGGGTAACCGCGAGCGTCTGCAGGCCTTTGAAGGCGTTGTGATCGGCAAGCGCAACCGTGCCCTGAACTCTGCTTTCACCGTTCGTAAGATCTCTCACGGTGTTGGTGTTGAGCGTACGTTCCAGACTTACAGCCCGCTGATCGACAGCATTCAGGTTAAGCGCCGTGGTGATGTTCGTCAGGCCAAACTGTACTACCTGCGTGAGCGTAGCGGTCGTTCTGCTCGCATCAAAGAGAAGCTGTCTACCAAAGCCTAA
- the xerD gene encoding site-specific tyrosine recombinase XerD, with protein MTGGEQAIIDSYVDTLWLERGLSDNSLQSYRRDLQQWSGWLVGRGSGVMQCARADVLAYLGEQHKAGKSPRSIARLLSCLRGFYRYQLREGRLLEDPVADVDAPKLGRPLPKSLSETDVELLLAQPDDDIAIEQRDRAMLELLYATGLRVSELVSLRFSQLGLAQGVVRVTGKGNKERLVPMGEEALHCLEQYLRGGRPQLLADGESDVVFPSRRGQMMTRQTFWYRIKHYALRAGIRAPLSPHTLRHAFATHLVNHGADLRVVQLLLGHSDLSTTQIYTHVARERMQALHREHHPRG; from the coding sequence GTGACAGGAGGCGAGCAGGCTATTATCGACAGTTATGTCGACACGCTGTGGCTGGAGCGTGGGCTTAGCGATAACAGCTTGCAGTCTTATCGCCGGGATCTGCAGCAGTGGTCCGGATGGCTTGTTGGGCGGGGCAGTGGTGTGATGCAGTGCGCGCGCGCTGATGTGCTGGCCTATCTCGGCGAACAGCACAAAGCGGGCAAGTCGCCCCGCAGTATTGCGCGTCTGCTGTCCTGTTTGCGTGGATTTTATCGCTATCAGCTCAGGGAGGGGAGGCTGCTGGAAGATCCCGTGGCAGATGTTGATGCGCCTAAGCTGGGTCGCCCGCTGCCGAAATCCCTCAGCGAGACTGATGTAGAGTTGTTGCTGGCGCAGCCGGACGACGACATCGCCATTGAGCAGCGCGACCGGGCCATGCTGGAGTTGCTGTACGCCACGGGTTTGCGCGTATCCGAGCTAGTCAGTCTGCGGTTTTCGCAGCTGGGGCTTGCGCAGGGTGTAGTCCGCGTCACGGGCAAGGGGAACAAGGAGCGTCTGGTGCCGATGGGGGAGGAGGCGCTGCATTGTCTTGAGCAGTATCTGCGCGGGGGGCGACCACAGTTACTCGCCGACGGGGAATCTGATGTGGTCTTTCCCAGTCGCAGAGGGCAGATGATGACGCGCCAAACCTTCTGGTATCGCATCAAGCACTATGCGCTGCGTGCGGGCATTCGCGCGCCGCTGTCACCGCATACCCTGCGACATGCCTTTGCGACCCACCTTGTGAATCATGGTGCCGACCTTCGTGTCGTGCAGCTGTTACTGGGCCACAGTGATCTCAGCACGACCCAGATCTACACCCATGTGGCCCGCGAGCGCATGCAGGCCTTGCACAGAGAGCATCATCCCCGGGGTTAG
- a CDS encoding DsbC family protein gives MKTPNPRFRVIPSLLLALVASLLFVGPLAAETKTFVDKAAEQAIRGAFKKARPDLAVSTIATSEIPGLYRVEIQNGPTLYSSADGRYFVAGELFELGENGIVNVAEKRLQPMRKDMLAKISRDDMIIFSPEGETKGALYVFTDVDCGFCQKLHQEVPALNAKGIEVRYLAYPRQGVGTPTFKKMVSAWCADDRLAAMDAMKARKPYPQKQCKTPIIEQYELGQQLGVTGTPAIVTESGMLIPGYRPAEQLIPLALR, from the coding sequence TTGAAGACCCCGAACCCCCGTTTTCGTGTAATCCCGTCGCTGTTGCTGGCCCTGGTAGCCTCCCTGTTATTTGTCGGCCCCTTGGCCGCTGAGACTAAGACCTTTGTGGATAAGGCCGCCGAGCAGGCCATTCGGGGCGCGTTTAAAAAAGCGCGCCCGGATTTGGCTGTCAGTACGATTGCGACCAGCGAAATCCCCGGCTTGTACCGCGTGGAAATTCAGAATGGACCGACCCTGTACTCCAGCGCCGACGGTCGCTATTTCGTTGCGGGTGAGTTGTTCGAGCTGGGCGAGAACGGCATTGTCAACGTTGCAGAAAAGCGTCTGCAGCCTATGCGTAAAGACATGCTGGCAAAAATCTCGCGTGACGACATGATTATCTTCAGTCCTGAAGGTGAGACTAAAGGCGCGCTGTACGTGTTTACTGATGTGGACTGCGGCTTCTGCCAGAAACTGCATCAGGAAGTTCCGGCGTTGAATGCCAAGGGAATAGAAGTTCGCTACCTTGCTTATCCGCGTCAGGGCGTCGGTACTCCGACATTCAAAAAGATGGTATCAGCCTGGTGTGCAGATGATCGTCTGGCCGCAATGGACGCCATGAAGGCAAGAAAGCCTTACCCGCAAAAGCAGTGTAAAACGCCGATTATTGAGCAATACGAGCTCGGACAGCAGCTGGGTGTAACGGGAACACCGGCGATTGTGACGGAGAGCGGTATGCTGATCCCCGGCTATCGTCCCGCTGAGCAGCTCATTCCTCTGGCATTGCGCTGA